A portion of the Saccharospirillaceae bacterium genome contains these proteins:
- a CDS encoding hypoxanthine phosphoribosyltransferase, whose protein sequence is MSEKLYLTGQSLLEDSYRLAEKVLLSGFRPTFMIAVWRGGAPMGIAVQEYLAYHGIETDNISIRTASYAAGIDQQAKTVQVFGLNYLVKNIRHEDSLLIVDDVFDTGKSIDAIINELSRRARLNTPHDIRVAVPYYKPERNKTDRVPDYYIHETSSWLKYPHSLEGLSAAEIEQGRPELFEIIKNHLPAE, encoded by the coding sequence ATGAGTGAAAAACTCTACCTGACAGGACAAAGCTTACTGGAAGATTCATACCGGTTAGCGGAAAAAGTACTGTTAAGTGGCTTTCGTCCGACCTTTATGATTGCCGTATGGCGTGGTGGCGCTCCCATGGGTATTGCGGTTCAGGAATACCTGGCGTACCACGGTATTGAGACTGACAATATTTCAATACGTACTGCCTCATATGCTGCTGGCATTGACCAGCAGGCGAAGACGGTACAGGTATTCGGGCTGAACTACCTGGTTAAGAACATTCGCCACGAAGACAGCTTGCTGATTGTCGACGATGTGTTCGACACCGGTAAGTCGATCGATGCAATCATCAACGAGTTAAGTCGTCGTGCGCGTTTAAATACACCGCATGATATTCGTGTCGCTGTGCCTTATTACAAACCCGAGCGTAATAAGACTGATCGTGTGCCGGATTATTACATTCATGAAACCAGTTCCTGGTTGAAGTATCCGCATTCTCTCGAGGGTCTGTCTGCTGCAGAGATCGAACAAGGTCGCCCTGAGTTGTTTGAAATAATTAAGAATCACTTGCCGGCAGAGTAA
- a CDS encoding VRR-NUC domain-containing protein translates to MSEPPQLSVYYYHDNFLHLICQTDRLYRDLLSTSERDFIDDFLQLSDAAQQLYIRLLCRKGDVFRFDKLNYPEITDLRLAANSLASNQFACWLTPEHVDEFSVQALLTLFTKPDLVQLLLTSHMAGDEAVPDIPFIEKAALNKLTRSALEELCQEYWPNIRTELFNYPLLGVYGELELTTFKLLYFGNLRQDFTDFVLRDLGIYQYEEYQIGQQSRGFSDRHQIDAYLDYYQRLDSQESLKTYDSSQLLELDQQWQQVSAAAQSYKRLLQRISRRRLEIARQLERLGDVSAALPIYSECQLHPARERQCRILFNQGEFLHCARLCLQIWKSPWIEEERQFVLAFIARLNKRLKIDAESTTDITLIEMCQSIQRHKQAVKEYFLTAERDQYWQDNGVEKAALKAFLLFKQHKEALNGEGFYVENSLVNSVFGLFFWPVIFAEVPGAFYHAFQSRPDDLFEPEFLKNRQNQYAVLNQLLTDEANKPEFKRRVNQAIQEKDAIANPFVFWGLMSADYIAMLNKAIDVIPLQHWNLLFDYIWRDTKNHRSGLPDLIWLTEDTYELVEVKGPGDTLQKNQLAWLEYFSQKGIPAAVLYLKESEQF, encoded by the coding sequence ATGTCTGAACCACCTCAGTTGTCTGTTTATTATTATCACGATAATTTTTTGCATTTAATCTGCCAGACGGACCGTTTGTATCGTGATCTGTTATCGACCTCTGAGAGAGATTTTATTGACGACTTTCTGCAATTATCCGATGCGGCGCAACAGCTTTATATTCGCTTATTGTGTCGTAAAGGTGATGTGTTTCGCTTCGATAAACTCAACTACCCGGAAATTACCGACCTCAGACTTGCAGCAAACAGTCTTGCAAGTAATCAGTTTGCCTGTTGGTTAACACCGGAGCATGTTGATGAATTCTCTGTGCAGGCTTTGCTCACACTTTTTACGAAACCCGATCTTGTACAATTGTTGCTGACGTCGCACATGGCAGGCGATGAGGCAGTGCCAGACATTCCGTTCATTGAAAAAGCGGCACTGAATAAACTAACTCGATCAGCACTTGAGGAGTTATGCCAGGAATACTGGCCAAACATCCGTACCGAGTTATTTAATTATCCGCTGTTGGGAGTTTACGGCGAACTTGAATTAACGACGTTTAAGTTGCTGTATTTTGGCAATTTACGTCAGGATTTTACCGATTTCGTATTGCGTGATCTGGGTATTTATCAATATGAAGAGTATCAGATTGGCCAGCAGTCGCGTGGCTTTAGTGACCGTCATCAAATCGATGCCTATCTTGACTATTACCAGCGGCTCGATTCTCAGGAATCACTGAAAACCTATGATTCGTCGCAGTTGCTGGAGCTGGATCAACAATGGCAACAGGTCAGTGCTGCTGCTCAGTCATATAAACGGTTATTACAACGTATCAGCCGTCGTCGATTGGAAATTGCCCGGCAATTGGAGCGTCTGGGAGATGTTAGCGCAGCGCTACCGATTTACTCTGAATGTCAGTTACACCCTGCGCGTGAGCGTCAGTGCCGGATTCTGTTTAATCAGGGCGAATTTTTGCACTGTGCCAGGCTTTGTTTACAGATTTGGAAATCTCCCTGGATTGAGGAGGAACGTCAGTTTGTGTTGGCTTTTATCGCCCGTCTTAATAAAAGACTGAAGATCGACGCGGAGTCGACAACTGATATTACGTTAATCGAGATGTGTCAGTCGATTCAGCGACACAAGCAGGCAGTGAAAGAATATTTCCTCACGGCTGAGCGTGATCAATACTGGCAGGATAACGGTGTTGAAAAAGCTGCTTTAAAGGCCTTTTTACTGTTTAAACAACACAAGGAGGCACTCAATGGTGAAGGATTTTATGTTGAAAATAGTTTAGTTAATTCAGTCTTTGGTTTGTTCTTCTGGCCAGTGATCTTTGCAGAAGTTCCCGGTGCTTTTTACCATGCCTTCCAGTCACGGCCTGATGATTTGTTCGAACCTGAATTTCTCAAAAATCGTCAGAATCAATATGCCGTTCTTAATCAATTGTTAACCGATGAAGCGAATAAACCCGAGTTTAAACGACGGGTTAATCAGGCTATCCAAGAAAAGGACGCTATTGCGAATCCATTTGTTTTTTGGGGATTAATGAGTGCTGATTATATAGCGATGCTTAACAAAGCCATTGATGTGATTCCGTTGCAACACTGGAATCTATTATTCGATTACATCTGGCGTGATACTAAGAACCATCGCAGTGGTTTACCGGACCTGATCTGGCTAACAGAAGATACCTATGAACTAGTGGAAGTGAAGGGGCCGGGGGATACCTTGCAAAAAAATCAGCTCGCTTGGCTGGAGTACTTCTCTCAAAAAGGTATTCCAGCTGCGGTTCTGTATCTCAAAGAGTCTGAACAGTTTTAA
- a CDS encoding hypoxanthine phosphoribosyltransferase, whose protein sequence is MSSAQHAPASLPKRFLNEEELIQDAFRLGVSIFESGFRPTFIVGLWRGGSSVGIYVQECLQTLGVKTDHIALRTSYRGQTAYQDIMESPEEIRVHGTQYLVENLNVDDGLLIVDDVFSTGHNIQAVINRLRNKLKRNMPSQVRVATLWQRPNFNRTELQPDFCLHQTNDWLVFPYELNGLTQEEIKQHKPFVAPMIHPELIKD, encoded by the coding sequence ATGTCGTCTGCTCAACATGCCCCGGCTTCATTGCCTAAACGTTTTCTTAATGAGGAAGAACTGATTCAGGATGCTTTCCGGTTAGGAGTATCCATCTTTGAAAGTGGCTTCCGGCCGACCTTCATTGTTGGTCTGTGGCGTGGCGGAAGTTCGGTGGGTATCTATGTACAGGAGTGCTTGCAGACGCTGGGAGTAAAAACCGACCATATTGCCCTGCGCACGTCATATCGTGGCCAGACGGCTTACCAGGACATCATGGAATCACCCGAAGAAATACGTGTGCATGGCACTCAGTATCTGGTGGAGAATCTGAATGTCGATGATGGTTTGCTGATTGTTGATGATGTATTCAGTACTGGACACAATATCCAGGCGGTGATTAATCGCTTACGCAATAAGCTTAAGCGCAACATGCCATCTCAGGTCAGAGTAGCCACCTTGTGGCAGCGCCCGAATTTCAACCGAACAGAGTTACAACCTGACTTCTGTTTGCATCAAACCAACGATTGGTTGGTGTTTCCCTACGAGTTGAATGGTTTAACTCAGGAAGAAATCAAACAGCATAAACCGTTTGTTGCCCCCATGATTCATCCCGAACTGATCAAAGATTAA
- a CDS encoding DMT family transporter, whose product MPQYSTKADVLLIIVTLIAAVSWMFSKEALSGFPPLLFVGSRFLLAGLILAAFGFTLLRTLSSDQWRRAVAVGTVFGCAMSFWIMGLFHADNLGEGAFITSMAVVLVPPMSALFFRETISASTWVALPLAIAGMALLGLQQGFQPESSQLFFFCAAVLFSLTFILNGRAAARIPALALSAIQLCIVGLVALPISVATESWPNEIRGDMLWWLTLSVVIGTAARFLLQTYAQGLTSPSHAAVIMVLEPIWTAFIAAAWFGERMTDIQVMGCGLIFASLLANRWNNIRDWLRRE is encoded by the coding sequence GTGCCGCAATATTCAACAAAAGCCGACGTTTTATTGATAATCGTCACACTCATAGCCGCCGTCAGCTGGATGTTCTCCAAAGAGGCGCTGTCAGGATTCCCGCCGCTTCTCTTTGTTGGTAGTCGTTTCTTATTAGCCGGGCTGATTCTTGCTGCGTTTGGCTTTACATTGCTACGCACCCTTTCATCTGACCAATGGCGCAGGGCTGTGGCGGTTGGTACCGTGTTCGGCTGCGCTATGAGCTTCTGGATTATGGGTTTGTTCCATGCAGATAATCTGGGAGAGGGCGCGTTTATCACCAGTATGGCCGTTGTACTGGTACCACCAATGAGCGCATTGTTTTTTCGCGAAACAATCAGTGCCTCCACCTGGGTAGCACTGCCACTGGCCATTGCTGGTATGGCATTACTGGGGCTACAACAAGGATTCCAACCGGAGTCCAGCCAACTGTTCTTTTTTTGCGCAGCCGTGTTGTTTTCTCTGACGTTTATTCTCAATGGTCGCGCTGCTGCGCGCATCCCGGCACTGGCGTTGAGCGCTATTCAATTGTGTATTGTGGGCCTTGTCGCCCTACCGATTTCGGTCGCAACAGAATCGTGGCCCAACGAAATCCGTGGCGACATGCTTTGGTGGCTGACCCTCAGCGTGGTGATAGGTACTGCGGCGCGCTTTCTACTACAGACTTATGCTCAGGGACTGACATCACCGTCGCATGCTGCGGTGATTATGGTACTCGAACCAATATGGACAGCGTTTATCGCTGCAGCCTGGTTTGGCGAGAGAATGACTGACATACAGGTGATGGGCTGTGGGTTAATTTTCGCGTCTTTACTGGCCAATCGTTGGAACAATATCCGCGATTGGCTCAGGCGGGAATAA